AATCCACACAACGAAAACAAAACTCCAAAAGAACGGCTGCTGTAGATTAATTTATAGACGAGTGACGAGTATAGACACAAGGTTTTTCAAGGTTAACAAAATTCTTAAATAACTCAAACTCATGGTCAGTTTCTTGGATTATAAAAAAACATATCGTAGGTACTTGTATACACCATACAGACtacaagaaaatttcaaagaatcgaaaaacgtTACCTCGAAAATTCTTAAACTGACATTGGTGTAATGcatgaaaattaccataaatggatttttgaaaatctaccaaattgagcaaaatgttgcaaaaatttatgtagctCAATACGATAATTCCATTCTCAAAATGCAGCACGATTGATGAATTGAATATGATCAAAAGTCGACCTTGAGCGAAATTTCGCCCCCAAACTGTGCGAAACATCAAAAAAACGggcaaaaatggcgaaaaattcatcaaatatcaCGAAAATACTAATTGTAGAATAAAATATATAGAAATCGCATTAAATTAtcatataaaaatgataaaattagcACACGagaaatcatcgaaaaaatcacagaaatttctgggaaaaaattaacattttgcaaaaattggttTATTTGACAAAAGGAGCTGAAAACGACTGAAAGTTGATAGATATAATGTAAcgaaattcgagaaaaatcttgcaaaaaatagctcaaaaaacaaaaaaaaattactgaaaatgatCTACGAAAAGCtgagaaaaattactgaaaatgatCTACGAAAAGCTGAGAAATTGTCATTAAAATagattcaattttgcaaaaattacatcaagtggcctatcataaaaaaaatcgcgaaatcaagattatcaaaaattgcaaaattgagaaaaacttagcaaaaattgttaaaagtttgacaaaatgagatgaaaattaataataattgaaatcTTGCACAAAATTGCATGAACTAGCGAAAAAATGcctgaaaatgacgaaaattggatcaaaatttaaaatgaaattgcaGAAAGTACAAAAACCATCATAAAAACCAATGAAGTCAGCAAAAAAGTCacttaaaattacaataaatcaTTTGAGTTGAGTAAACTGgtagttcagagggtccatctgaacacattttagaagaaaaaatatatgtgccaattttttacttttcaaaacctCTATTTGTCTGCTCTAAAATGgggaaatgtgaaaaattcagcaaaaattactCAAGATCGTTTAAGACTGGTTAAAGTagcatttaaaaacaaaaaacaaaaaatacatactaaaagttgataaaatatctcGATTTTGTTTGTCCAATAGCGATTTTACATCACTATGAATTCGTTAACAGTCGCTTTTATATTCAGCCTGTCGTTAGCTTTCGCACTGGATGCTCCATCATCAACCCCTAAACCTTCAGAAAAAGAAGCCAAAGCTATCCAAGAATGCAACGCAACGATTCCAGTGAAGAGAAGTaagcattttcaacttttttttttttttaatttttaaatgccTAATGGTATTTTATATGTACTGGGTGACCGAAAAATGTTGAGCCTTCGGCATTTCTCTGTTGAGATTTCATGATATACTCAAGTTCATAGGGGCCCATAATTTTTCGCTCACTGGATAATCTTGGATTCAGTGTTACTGTTGTTATTtcgacgtgaaaaaaaaaatgaaaaataataaaaacaagaaaataatcTCAAATCATATTTTCTAGATCCTCGTGAAGTAATCGAAAGAAACATAACTGGTGGTCTCGAAGTCAAACTTGACCAAGACGAAAAAGTAAGTCTCGTTGTACGAGTAATAAGtatcagatttaaaaaaataaaataaaaataataatattgtcGCTCAATAACTATAATACCTATCTATTCATTTTACAGTGTTTTTTGAACTGCTACCTTCAAAAAGTTGGTTTTGTaagtaaaaatataatttttttaggtaaTCATCTTTCCTCATTCGCTTAAtacttctaattttttttttcaataacttctAGCTTGACCAAAATAGCAACATACGAAACGGTAAAAGATTGGTCAACTTCACCATCAGACAAGATCCAAAAATCTTGAACTACAGCGACGTCCTTATCGCTCAAATATTCCAGATTTCCAGATCAACCAAAAGTACGTAGGcttaaaattctcacaaaatccCTTCCCCCTTACAGTAGTACTCCGGAGTAAACCACTTGCATAATTTTCGTAACGTTAGTAGGCTATTATTTGCTAATTTTTCCCCTTTACACGCAGGtatcaatgaaaattgccaaaaagctttCGTAATTTATCACCAATTCGCTCAGTAAgttgaaatatgtaaaaattcttcgaatttATTCAGTCAGAAAAAATTCTACGAaacctacctatttttggaaattactacAAATATTGCATATTACGTATGTTTCAGGGGTATTTTCACATCAGAACTGGCTTACAATTTGCAGGCAGATTTTCGCGTTaaagataaaattgttgaagccATAGAAACAGGACGAAGAATAGATGAAAATTTCGCACACCAAATCGAAGAGTCATTGACCATTTACGATAGTCTGACAAAAATATTATCGTATCTAGGAGATAATGCACAATGAATAAACCAGTTGATTCATAAGTTATACCTAATTACCCACCCACTTATCGCATGCAACAGATAAAATCAAATCTTTTACATCGATCTCTGCTCGAATTGTAAATCTCAGAGTCAGTGTAATTAATTTAACTTATTTCATccatcatattttaaaaattgtataataAAGAGATTAAGTCAACATTGAGGGATTCATCATTCtgaattattgttcaaatttcgGTTGCTATTGAATCAAttaaaaagtgcattttttatcaAGGTAggatattcaataaaaatatgcacctaggtacttatatttttttagaaatttttaactatgaaaaatgtattctgaaCCACCCCCACcctccttccaaaaaaaattataatcgaaTCGCCACCgaaaattgtatgtattttaaatcgCCGCGAATAACTCCACCTCCACCTATCACTTATTGTAATTtgaaatcatcacaaaaaattcatttggaatTAGTCCCCAGAAAAATCGTTAGAATTTaacaataatgaaaatgaaaactcgtGTTATTTTAAATCCGACATCATCGCGGGAAAATGTCGTTTGGAATTTCTatccgaaaaaaatttacctatttgaaatcgACACGAAAAATTCTaaagtttattaaaaaaaagatgaaattttaataaaaaatttattaaaaattacctaccacaCTCAGAATTCAACACTAGCaaaaccaatttgaaatcaatacgaacgaaaagctaaaattcacaaaattctgctagAAAATTATTGCATGCTCGGTGCGAAACTCGTACTGacaaaaatagggggaaaaaaatCGCTGCTAAATTCGCCAGCGAAACGCACACGAATTTAGCATCGatatttccagtttttttaGTGCGGTTTTCGCGTTCgaatttagaagaattttttacaacatttctcatgcgattttttttggcattttattcGACTAAGATTCGACTGCGATTCAGTGTGTTTACCGGGTCAGGTAAGCATTGAAATATTATTATCTACGTTATATTTGAAATACTTTTCGAGACAATTTCAATTAAAGATGTGTTTGCgacattgcaaatttttttcaagttagtaCGTATTATGATGCCTCACTAATGATGTGAAACAACCTTTGAATGAGATAACGTCGAAATCACCTTTGAACACGTAGAGATCACAAGACGTAATTAACACAGAAAAAATGAGTAATACCTATCGCCTGCTAAATATTTCACCCGAGAAATAATGCgattaattgttttttaaaaaatcaattttgtttacttatcaaaaaataaaaatagatagCCTACTTATCTGCGTGAGCAACACTCAGAAGAATTACAAAGACTTATACGTAAGTTGATTACAGACTtcagtacctatacttacttaggtataTAAGCTCGTTAATTGTTTATTTTCCCAATATTGTTGTTACTTTCTTACTGTAGTAATTCTGCATCAAAGGTAAGCAATGTGTTtctataattcaatttttaactttGTTTTTCCGCAAGCAACTTActatacatacatttttttatgcttatACAAGTTGCTTTAACATAGAGGCAAAATGTACCTACTGGCACCACTCGttataaacatttaaaaagttgatttttttatcaccgTTTTCTAGAAATTCGCAAATCGATCACAAATTCACTATTGAGCTGGCACTTCTGGAATTCGGCGATAATCACATAAATCGATTACTAGAATGCCcgataagtacctactcatcaACGTGATAAGGTCTAAAGAACATTTTTGACCTCTCCacagtgatttgaaatttttggagagaatAGGAAAATTGCTGGAAGTGCTGATGAATTAAAGGATCTCACTGTTCAACTTCGCccagaaaaatttatatttcacaaaaaaattggaaaattgtaggtacttgaagcgcttgaatttttaaattttcaaaaacgaaccgaagcatttgaaattttggctcagGGGGTTTTAGAAAATGCTCTTCCGATCTAGattggtttcattcaaatcggacaCTTGACAGTGCTAGTTCAAAAGGTTACCTTTCAATTTGTACATAGAAAGCGAGTTTCTCTCAATTCTTTTTACaattatctacttttttttctattctttttgcagtgattttaaaatctgtatcaTCATGAATTCGCTGAAAGTAATTTTGTTATGCAGCTTGCCATTAGTTTATGGATATGGTTTGCTGCCACCGGGGACTTACAAGAAAGTAAACGCTGCTTTAACATGCAATGGGACGTATACAGTTGACAGAGGTGAGTATTCCATAGACGTACATATATTGTTTCAGGTTTTAATCGATCGATTGAATACGATGATAAGTTCAAGGCTGCTGGGCCTAGTAGGAATGAATTTATGTGCTTTTTTGACATAGTAAACAGTACCATGCCAATaataaaacgtgtttttcagattttaaaaaagttacagCTGAAAGCATACTCTCAGGTGACAACATCACAATAAGCCAAGAggaaaaagtaagtaggtactgttTTTTTAGTGTGTGTACTTTTGGtctgaaagctgaaaaattctTCAGCTTGAATgttctcttgatttttttagtgtTCAATTCTATCGAGTTTCTCTCAAAGTGaagacataatttttttggaatgatttaAAGTGAATTCTTTTAATGTTTTTCACGGCAACTTCACATGGATTTTTTCTCGCTAaattcaacgactttttttgaatgatgatgacaaacgatttttttttggaatgatttcAAGACAgagaatttttcgtattttttttagagttgaattctaatgaattttttcaagtgatggCGCATTagttttttagtgtgcgtagcacactattggtttcgctttgagaaattgaaatttcaattgcaatgaatgttctcttaagctatccaaccgttttttgt
The sequence above is a segment of the Planococcus citri chromosome 3, ihPlaCitr1.1, whole genome shotgun sequence genome. Coding sequences within it:
- the LOC135838593 gene encoding uncharacterized protein LOC135838593, whose protein sequence is MNSLTVAFIFSLSLAFALDAPSSTPKPSEKEAKAIQECNATIPVKRNPREVIERNITGGLEVKLDQDEKCFLNCYLQKVGFLDQNSNIRNGKRLVNFTIRQDPKILNYSDVLIAQIFQISRSTKSINENCQKAFVIYHQFAQGIFTSELAYNLQADFRVKDKIVEAIETGRRIDENFAHQIEESLTIYDSLTKILSYLGDNAQ